One window of Candidatus Methylomirabilota bacterium genomic DNA carries:
- a CDS encoding YncE family protein, whose product MNAQRCVALALVLAVLTLASMADAQIAVSANDNKVVNVNGTNKVVPNPPPDTVAIIDLKASPPRVVAEVQAPASVVGPPVSVAITPDEGLALVTSASKVDPADPTKQAPDNRLSVIDLKASPPRVIATLEAGKAAAGLSINRQGTLALVANRAEGTVSVFIIQGKTVTPAGKIEIGDAKAGVSHVTISPDGKLALVSRDGDDKISVLSIDGTKVEYTKRDMHAGIRPYGIDIASNGAFAAVANIGRGGGDADTISLIDLRAKPPRVVETVTVGQTPEGIKVSPDSSVVAVVVMNGSNKAKESPFYNDNGKLVLLRVSGTSLSKVAEAPIGHWSQGAAFSPDGRTILVGNMVEKEVWVFDWNGSALRQTARIKVNGGPAAIRTAEK is encoded by the coding sequence ATGAACGCCCAGCGGTGCGTCGCCCTCGCCCTGGTCCTCGCGGTCCTCACGCTCGCCTCGATGGCGGACGCCCAGATCGCGGTCTCGGCCAACGACAACAAGGTCGTCAACGTCAACGGCACCAACAAGGTCGTGCCGAATCCGCCGCCCGACACGGTGGCCATCATCGACCTCAAGGCCAGCCCGCCGCGGGTCGTCGCCGAGGTCCAGGCGCCAGCCAGTGTGGTGGGGCCGCCGGTCAGCGTGGCCATCACGCCCGATGAGGGCCTGGCTCTGGTGACGTCGGCCTCGAAAGTCGACCCCGCGGATCCCACCAAGCAGGCGCCCGACAACCGCCTGTCGGTCATCGACCTCAAGGCTTCGCCGCCCCGGGTCATCGCCACCCTGGAGGCCGGCAAGGCCGCGGCTGGCCTCAGCATCAACCGCCAGGGCACGCTGGCGCTGGTGGCCAACCGGGCTGAGGGGACGGTATCGGTCTTCATCATCCAGGGTAAGACGGTGACCCCGGCCGGCAAGATCGAGATCGGCGACGCGAAGGCCGGCGTGAGCCACGTGACCATCTCGCCCGATGGCAAGCTGGCGCTGGTGAGCCGCGACGGTGACGACAAGATCTCCGTGCTGTCGATCGACGGCACCAAGGTCGAGTACACCAAGCGCGACATGCACGCCGGCATCCGGCCCTACGGCATCGACATCGCCTCCAACGGCGCCTTCGCCGCGGTGGCCAACATCGGCCGGGGCGGCGGTGACGCGGACACCATCAGCCTGATCGACCTCCGGGCCAAGCCGCCGCGGGTGGTGGAGACGGTGACGGTGGGCCAGACGCCCGAGGGCATCAAGGTCTCGCCCGACAGTTCCGTCGTCGCCGTGGTGGTCATGAACGGCAGCAACAAGGCCAAGGAGTCGCCGTTCTACAACGACAACGGCAAGCTGGTGCTCCTCCGCGTGAGCGGCACCTCGCTCAGCAAGGTCGCCGAGGCGCCCATCGGCCACTGGTCGCAGGGCGCCGCCTTCTCTCCCGACGGCCGCACGATCCTGGTCGGCAACATGGTGGAGAAGGAGGTCTGGGTCTTCGACTGGAACGGCAGCGCCCTGCGCCAGACGGCGCGCATCAAGGTGAACGGCGGCCCGGCGGCCATCCGGACCGCGGAGAAGTAG
- a CDS encoding aldehyde ferredoxin oxidoreductase family protein encodes MASGITGKLLHVDLTTRQTRVEEIPETVMRKYLGGGALAAWLLLREMRPGVDPLGPDNVLVFTTSVINGLSLSGTNRYTAAAKSPLTGGYGESEAGGWWGPELRAAGWDGVVIRGRAEEPVYLWIKDGQVEFRDARPYWGKLSGEVQDGLELELGDKRIRVLQTGIAGERGVRFAAIVNQLKHFHGRGGLGAVMGAKNLKAVVVRGSKPPIATDKEKAKGQLVWFKEHYDRAKDRFHQLGSSSAVMALEASGILPTRNFRDGSFEHARAISGQTMRDTILVNRGTCYACAVACKREVEVKDLGVTPKYGGPEYETLAASGSLCGVSDLNALALVNQLYAQYVLDSISTGAVIAFAMECYEHGIITKEMTGGIELTWGNADAVVQIVHLIGKREGIGRLLGEGVKRAAAELGSGAQRFALHVKGQELPMHDPRGKKGLSLAYALSPTGADHMEAPHDPLYAGFHAQGHPMGVLGLIEPLDPLVLDAKKVRAFFETQKVWSSYNSVGMCDFVGTPLNGLELEPMVSYINAVTGWNMSLYELMKVGERNNTLARLFNDREGFTPDDDVLPQRMHEGIGNGPLQGQSIDRDEFLSARRTYYAMAGWDPETGRPTAAKLAELGLEDAVKS; translated from the coding sequence ATGGCGTCGGGCATCACCGGCAAGCTCCTGCACGTCGACCTCACCACGCGGCAGACCCGGGTCGAGGAGATCCCGGAGACGGTCATGCGCAAGTACCTGGGCGGTGGCGCGCTGGCCGCCTGGCTCCTGCTGCGCGAGATGCGGCCCGGCGTCGACCCGCTGGGGCCCGACAACGTCCTGGTCTTCACGACCAGCGTCATCAACGGGCTCTCGCTCTCCGGCACCAACCGCTACACGGCGGCGGCGAAATCGCCGCTGACCGGCGGGTACGGCGAATCCGAGGCCGGCGGCTGGTGGGGCCCGGAGCTGCGGGCGGCCGGCTGGGACGGCGTCGTCATCCGCGGGCGGGCGGAGGAGCCCGTCTATCTCTGGATCAAGGACGGGCAGGTCGAGTTCCGGGACGCGCGGCCCTACTGGGGCAAGCTCTCCGGCGAGGTGCAGGACGGCCTCGAGCTGGAGCTGGGCGACAAGCGCATCCGCGTGCTCCAGACCGGGATCGCCGGCGAGCGGGGCGTGCGCTTCGCCGCCATCGTGAACCAGCTCAAGCACTTCCACGGCCGGGGCGGTCTGGGGGCCGTGATGGGCGCCAAGAACCTCAAGGCCGTGGTGGTCCGCGGCTCGAAGCCACCGATCGCGACGGACAAGGAGAAGGCCAAGGGCCAGCTCGTGTGGTTCAAGGAGCACTACGATCGTGCCAAGGACCGCTTTCACCAGCTCGGGTCGTCCAGCGCCGTGATGGCCCTGGAGGCCTCCGGCATCCTGCCGACCCGCAACTTCCGCGACGGCTCCTTCGAGCACGCCCGCGCGATCAGCGGCCAGACGATGCGCGATACCATCCTGGTCAACCGCGGCACCTGCTACGCCTGCGCCGTCGCCTGCAAGCGCGAGGTGGAGGTCAAAGACCTGGGGGTGACGCCGAAGTACGGGGGTCCGGAGTACGAGACGCTCGCCGCCTCCGGCTCGCTCTGCGGCGTGAGCGACCTCAACGCGCTGGCCCTCGTCAACCAGCTCTACGCCCAGTACGTGCTCGACTCGATCTCCACCGGCGCCGTCATCGCCTTTGCCATGGAGTGCTACGAGCACGGCATCATCACCAAGGAGATGACGGGCGGAATCGAGCTCACCTGGGGCAACGCCGACGCCGTCGTCCAGATCGTGCACCTGATCGGCAAGCGGGAGGGCATCGGCCGGCTGCTGGGCGAGGGCGTCAAGCGCGCGGCCGCCGAGCTCGGCTCCGGGGCCCAGCGGTTCGCGCTCCACGTCAAGGGGCAGGAGCTGCCCATGCACGATCCGCGGGGCAAGAAGGGGCTCTCGCTGGCCTACGCGCTCTCCCCGACCGGCGCGGACCACATGGAGGCGCCGCACGATCCGCTCTACGCCGGGTTCCACGCCCAGGGCCACCCGATGGGGGTGCTGGGGCTCATCGAGCCGCTCGACCCGCTCGTCCTCGACGCCAAGAAGGTGCGGGCCTTCTTCGAGACCCAGAAGGTCTGGTCGAGCTACAACTCCGTCGGTATGTGCGACTTCGTCGGCACGCCCCTCAACGGCCTCGAGCTGGAGCCGATGGTCAGCTACATCAACGCGGTGACCGGCTGGAACATGAGTCTCTACGAGCTCATGAAGGTCGGCGAGCGCAACAACACGCTGGCGCGCCTGTTCAACGACCGCGAGGGCTTCACGCCCGACGACGACGTCCTGCCCCAGCGGATGCACGAGGGCATCGGCAACGGCCCGCTCCAGGGCCAGTCGATCGACCGCGACGAGTTCCTCTCGGCCCGCCGGACCTACTACGCGATGGCCGGCTGGGACCCGGAGACGGGCCGGCCGACGGCCGCCAAGCTGGCGGAGCTGGGGCTGGAGGACGCGGTCAAGAGCTGA
- a CDS encoding pyridoxine 5'-phosphate oxidase C-terminal domain-containing protein has product MSAPDPIAEIAGERERARAAGDPLVDVCILATSDGSGAPGARALVLRDVGPKGLGLLVSATSPKWRPLQTGRYECLLLWTSIRRQYRARGALAPMPEPLVERYWGQKVHESRLLDLYYGTVHPQSSVVASPEEFRRGIEALRRQYPTPESVPRPEVFRGVYLVPHRIEAWHGSPDRLHDRHLYTRSGRGWREQFLVP; this is encoded by the coding sequence GTGAGCGCCCCCGACCCCATCGCCGAAATCGCCGGCGAGCGGGAGCGCGCCCGCGCGGCGGGCGATCCGCTCGTCGATGTCTGCATCCTCGCCACCTCTGATGGGTCGGGCGCGCCCGGCGCCCGCGCGCTGGTCCTCCGCGACGTCGGACCCAAGGGTCTCGGGCTGCTGGTGAGCGCCACGAGCCCGAAGTGGCGTCCCCTGCAGACCGGCCGTTACGAGTGCCTGTTGCTCTGGACCAGCATCCGCCGTCAGTACCGCGCGCGGGGCGCGCTGGCGCCGATGCCCGAGCCGCTGGTCGAGCGGTACTGGGGGCAGAAGGTCCACGAGTCGCGCCTGCTCGATCTCTACTACGGCACGGTCCATCCCCAGAGCAGCGTCGTGGCCTCGCCCGAGGAGTTCCGTCGCGGGATCGAGGCGCTCCGCCGGCAGTACCCGACGCCCGAGTCCGTGCCCCGGCCCGAGGTGTTCCGCGGCGTCTATCTCGTGCCCCACCGCATCGAAGCCTGGCACGGCTCCCCCGACCGCCTGCACGATCGGCACCTCTACACGCGCAGCGGCCGCGGCTGGCGCGAGCAGTTCCTGGTGCCCTAG
- a CDS encoding aldo/keto reductase — MQQRTLGKSRLEVSAIGLGLMSMSGVYGKGDDAESIAVIHHALDRDINFLDSSDMYGWGQNEELLGRAIRGRRDQVVLVTKFGQVKNPAGGGNLVNGRPEYVEQACDASLKRLGVEVIDVYFQHRVDRSVPIEDTVGGMARLIERGKVRYLGLCEAKPETIRRAHAVHPLAAVQSEYSLLYRTQAEETLATCRELGIGFVAYSPLGRGFLTGQIQNPSDLPEGDRRREHPRFQDTNFFHNLELVHRLEQIAKDKGCTPAQLVLAWLLAQGRDIVPIPGTKRKSRVDENLGALDVRLDARDVERISAAVPPGAASGTRYPEPQMKGIYL; from the coding sequence ATGCAGCAGCGGACGCTGGGAAAGAGCAGGCTGGAGGTATCGGCCATCGGGCTCGGCCTGATGTCGATGTCAGGCGTGTACGGCAAGGGCGACGACGCGGAATCCATCGCCGTCATCCACCACGCCCTGGATCGGGACATCAACTTCCTCGACTCCTCCGATATGTATGGCTGGGGCCAGAACGAGGAGCTGCTGGGGCGGGCGATCCGGGGCCGGCGCGACCAGGTGGTGCTGGTCACCAAGTTCGGTCAGGTGAAGAACCCCGCCGGGGGCGGCAACCTCGTCAACGGGCGGCCCGAGTACGTCGAGCAGGCCTGCGATGCGAGTTTGAAGCGGCTCGGCGTGGAGGTGATCGACGTCTATTTCCAGCACCGCGTGGACCGGAGCGTGCCCATCGAAGACACGGTGGGCGGGATGGCGCGGCTGATCGAGCGGGGCAAGGTGCGTTACCTCGGGCTTTGCGAGGCGAAGCCGGAGACCATCCGTCGAGCCCACGCCGTTCACCCCCTGGCCGCGGTCCAGAGCGAGTACTCGCTCCTCTATCGCACCCAGGCCGAGGAGACGCTGGCGACCTGCCGCGAGCTCGGCATCGGTTTCGTCGCCTACTCGCCGCTCGGACGCGGATTCCTCACGGGGCAGATTCAGAACCCCAGCGACCTGCCGGAAGGTGACCGGCGCCGCGAGCACCCCCGCTTTCAGGACACGAACTTCTTCCACAACCTGGAGCTGGTGCACCGCCTCGAGCAGATCGCCAAGGACAAGGGGTGCACGCCGGCGCAGCTCGTGCTGGCATGGCTCCTGGCCCAGGGCCGGGACATCGTTCCCATCCCCGGCACCAAGCGAAAGAGCCGCGTGGACGAAAACCTCGGCGCGCTGGACGTGCGGCTGGACGCGCGCGACGTCGAGCGGATCTCGGCCGCCGTTCCCCCCGGCGCCGCCTCCGGCACGCGCTACCCCGAGCCCCAGATGAAGGGGATCTACCTCTGA
- a CDS encoding Mur ligase domain-containing protein, which yields MRSARYHFSGIAGAGMHPLALLMRARGHEVQGSDRSFDQGKNEHIAAGLRRLGIVLKPQDGRAVTRGIDRVVFSAAVEADTPEMRAARELGIALVPRPALLAEVVNAGHPGIAIAGTSGKSTITGMVAWITRQAAVPATVLGGAALVGDGSGGCFLAGPPDGPVVVEACESDGTLAGYRPMVGLIHNISRDHDELDALRAQFAAFAGNCTKLLVNAACAEAAPLGRVRGALTYGAAPDADAPLRVGGAGPHRASGVLGLRSTEIKLELPQPGVHNLENAAAAALVAVELGIAPATVEGVLPRFPGVARRFEVIGTTAAGIRVVDDYAHNGQKIRAAMTTAQAGCDRLIAVFQPHGFGPARFLRPELGELLPRLLRSQDRFCYLEIFYAGGNVTRDISSRMLTEDLPPRPGCGYAVDHAAALRWIQSEARPGDTVLIMGARDPALPRLARAVFGALQTDRSPGSDLSFTRRAS from the coding sequence ATGCGCTCCGCCCGCTACCACTTCTCGGGGATCGCTGGCGCCGGTATGCATCCTCTGGCCCTTTTGATGCGCGCCCGCGGTCACGAGGTCCAGGGCTCCGACCGCTCCTTCGACCAGGGCAAGAACGAGCACATCGCCGCCGGGCTGCGCCGGCTCGGCATCGTGCTGAAGCCCCAGGACGGCCGGGCCGTGACGCGGGGGATCGACCGCGTCGTCTTTTCGGCCGCCGTCGAGGCGGACACGCCCGAGATGCGCGCCGCGCGCGAGCTGGGCATCGCGCTGGTGCCCCGGCCGGCGCTGCTGGCCGAGGTCGTCAATGCCGGCCACCCCGGGATCGCCATCGCCGGCACCAGCGGCAAGAGCACCATCACCGGCATGGTGGCGTGGATCACGCGCCAGGCGGCGGTGCCGGCGACGGTGCTGGGAGGCGCCGCCCTGGTCGGCGATGGAAGCGGCGGATGCTTTCTGGCCGGCCCACCGGACGGGCCAGTGGTGGTCGAGGCCTGCGAGTCCGACGGGACGCTGGCCGGCTACCGCCCGATGGTCGGCCTCATTCACAACATCAGCCGCGACCACGACGAGCTGGACGCGCTCCGCGCCCAGTTTGCGGCCTTCGCCGGCAACTGTACGAAGCTGCTGGTCAACGCCGCCTGCGCGGAGGCCGCCCCCCTCGGCCGTGTCCGCGGCGCGCTCACCTACGGGGCCGCGCCGGACGCCGACGCGCCCCTGCGCGTCGGCGGCGCCGGCCCCCACCGGGCGAGCGGCGTCCTGGGGCTCAGGAGCACGGAGATCAAGCTCGAGCTTCCCCAACCGGGAGTGCACAATCTCGAGAACGCGGCCGCAGCCGCTCTGGTGGCGGTCGAGCTCGGCATCGCGCCGGCCACGGTGGAGGGGGTGCTGCCCCGCTTTCCCGGCGTCGCGCGGCGCTTCGAGGTCATCGGCACGACCGCCGCCGGCATCCGGGTCGTGGACGACTACGCGCACAACGGCCAGAAGATCCGCGCCGCCATGACCACCGCGCAGGCGGGCTGCGATCGGTTGATCGCGGTGTTCCAGCCTCACGGGTTCGGTCCCGCCAGGTTTCTCCGCCCGGAGCTCGGCGAGTTGCTGCCGCGGCTGCTCCGATCACAGGATCGCTTCTGTTACCTCGAGATCTTCTACGCCGGCGGGAACGTCACCAGGGACATCTCGAGTCGGATGCTGACCGAGGATCTGCCGCCGCGCCCGGGCTGCGGCTACGCCGTCGATCACGCCGCGGCGCTCCGCTGGATCCAGAGCGAGGCGCGACCGGGCGACACCGTGCTCATCATGGGCGCCCGCGACCCGGCCTTACCGCGCCTGGCGAGAGCGGTGTTCGGGGCGCTCCAGACCGACCGAAGCCCCGGGTCGGACCTGAGCTTCACCCGGCGGGCGAGCTAG
- a CDS encoding Sir2 family NAD-dependent protein deacetylase, with the protein MVSTDATVRSWIEVARRVVALTGAGISTDSGIPDFRGPQGAWTRNPGAEKMATLQHYLADPEVRRRAWRNRLQSPAWRARPNAGHRALVVLERRGQLDALITQNVDGLHQMAGSSPPRVIEIHGTMREVTCLACAERAPTERVLERVRAGEEDPPCRTCGGILKTATISFGQPLVPEDLARAEAAARQCDLLLAVGTKLSVWPIAGVVPLAKEAGARVVIVNAEPTEMDQLADAVLRGSISALLPPLVGAEP; encoded by the coding sequence ATGGTGTCGACGGACGCGACGGTCCGATCGTGGATCGAGGTCGCTCGACGCGTCGTGGCGCTGACGGGCGCCGGGATCTCCACCGACTCGGGCATTCCGGACTTCCGGGGGCCGCAAGGCGCGTGGACCAGGAACCCCGGCGCCGAGAAGATGGCGACGCTCCAGCACTACCTGGCCGATCCGGAGGTGCGCCGGCGCGCCTGGCGTAACCGGCTCCAGTCGCCCGCCTGGCGAGCCCGGCCCAACGCCGGCCACCGCGCCCTCGTCGTCCTCGAGCGCCGCGGCCAGCTCGATGCGCTGATCACCCAAAACGTGGACGGGCTGCACCAGATGGCCGGCTCGTCGCCCCCGCGCGTGATCGAGATCCACGGCACGATGCGCGAGGTGACGTGCCTGGCCTGCGCCGAGCGGGCGCCCACGGAACGGGTGCTCGAGCGCGTCCGCGCCGGCGAAGAGGACCCGCCGTGCCGGACGTGCGGCGGCATCCTCAAGACGGCAACGATCTCGTTCGGTCAGCCGCTGGTGCCGGAGGACCTGGCCCGCGCCGAGGCCGCCGCCCGGCAGTGCGACCTCCTGCTGGCGGTCGGCACCAAGCTCTCGGTCTGGCCAATCGCCGGCGTCGTGCCCCTGGCCAAGGAGGCGGGGGCGCGCGTGGTGATCGTGAACGCCGAGCCCACCGAGATGGATCAGCTCGCCGACGCCGTGCTCCGTGGCTCGATCAGCGCGCTGCTGCCGCCCCTCGTCGGCGCCGAGCCCTGA
- a CDS encoding GAF domain-containing protein, protein MKSIGDGLSPGAADLQSALGADAKSFPFRCELSLAPLVAFWTKPSGDDRSTRGTIARIVADEVQKAPELLRTIEDASFFERHRDLVDVLMAAVFPPAFWKQEYGAAMIPFQLRGFYATPPLKQLFMSEDGALQGRVNLEEHMVGAMRRAYAHALILRRVYGIDIDVDYPLIITVADPETRLERHFRMLFDWQFVDVESVGTVPALSERCLQRLHANILDAELLGEALPADRFLFRGVTIFRALEVTDQEVLSALKHDLIDRDSIVSDAKFLGLQAKMQTLFRRPDLRFGLAALDGERVLILNSGVRHEHACIFADSIHHNMSEFAGSIYQRAVLQGEPLIVADLAALSDRTPIEDQLVQSGARSMIVAPLRYQDRVIGTFGLASPHPRDLDATLLPKLHDVLPLFSMAVQRSMEELNARIQTQIKEKFTAIHPVVEWRFRKAVLDGLEHHGDGAGFELEPIVFENVYPLYALSDIRGSSTQRALAIRHDLLAQLQLAKDVVQAAHQARRLPVLDELLYRIDTHVVQIETGLASGGEVGVISFLRSDVERLFDRLQEFGPGVRARIEAYRVALDPRLRTVYRQRRVFEESVTRVAETISSYLDLEEQAAQGMFPHYFEKQKTDGVDHQIYVGAALVEDGRFDPLYLKNLRLWQLMVVCGIAARADQLTKSLPVPLQTTHLILVQHAPLSIRFRFDEKRFDVDGAYDIRYEIVKKRIDKAVVKGATERVTQPGQIAIVYAQPGEALEYRGYIEYLQHLGYLSGEVEDLELEELQGVHGLRALRVTVALSEPQTERPLAASALPAASGAGR, encoded by the coding sequence ATGAAGAGCATCGGCGACGGCCTCTCCCCCGGCGCGGCCGATCTCCAGTCGGCCCTCGGCGCAGACGCCAAGAGCTTCCCGTTCCGGTGCGAGCTGAGCCTGGCGCCGCTGGTCGCCTTCTGGACGAAGCCCTCCGGCGACGACCGATCGACCAGAGGGACGATCGCGCGGATCGTCGCCGACGAGGTTCAAAAGGCCCCCGAGCTGCTTCGCACGATCGAGGACGCCTCCTTCTTCGAGCGCCATCGGGACCTCGTGGACGTCCTCATGGCTGCCGTCTTTCCGCCGGCGTTCTGGAAGCAGGAGTACGGGGCCGCCATGATCCCCTTCCAGCTGCGCGGCTTCTACGCGACGCCGCCCCTCAAGCAGCTGTTCATGTCCGAGGACGGCGCGCTCCAGGGACGCGTGAACCTCGAGGAGCACATGGTGGGCGCCATGCGCCGGGCCTACGCCCATGCGCTGATCCTGCGCCGCGTCTACGGGATCGATATCGACGTCGACTACCCGCTCATCATCACGGTCGCCGACCCGGAGACCCGGCTCGAGCGCCACTTTCGGATGCTGTTCGACTGGCAGTTCGTGGACGTGGAGTCGGTCGGAACCGTCCCCGCGCTGAGTGAGCGGTGCCTGCAGCGCCTGCACGCCAATATCCTTGATGCCGAGCTGCTCGGCGAGGCGCTGCCCGCCGACCGCTTCCTGTTCCGCGGCGTGACGATCTTCCGGGCCCTGGAGGTCACCGATCAGGAGGTGCTCTCGGCGCTCAAGCACGACCTCATCGATCGCGATTCGATCGTCTCCGACGCCAAGTTCCTCGGGCTGCAGGCGAAGATGCAGACGCTCTTCCGTCGTCCCGATCTTCGCTTCGGGCTGGCCGCGCTCGACGGCGAGCGCGTGCTCATCCTCAACAGCGGCGTCCGTCACGAGCACGCCTGCATCTTCGCCGATTCCATCCATCACAATATGTCGGAGTTCGCCGGCTCCATCTACCAGCGCGCAGTTCTCCAGGGCGAGCCCCTGATCGTGGCCGACCTCGCCGCGCTGTCCGATCGGACGCCCATCGAGGACCAGCTCGTCCAGAGCGGCGCCCGCAGCATGATCGTCGCGCCGCTCCGCTATCAGGACCGGGTCATCGGCACCTTCGGTCTGGCCTCCCCGCATCCCCGCGACCTCGACGCCACGCTGCTGCCGAAGCTGCACGACGTGCTGCCGCTCTTCTCGATGGCGGTGCAGCGGAGCATGGAGGAGCTGAACGCCCGCATCCAGACCCAGATCAAGGAGAAGTTCACGGCGATCCACCCGGTGGTGGAGTGGCGCTTCCGCAAGGCCGTGCTCGACGGCCTCGAGCACCACGGGGACGGTGCCGGCTTCGAGCTGGAGCCGATCGTCTTCGAGAACGTGTACCCGCTCTACGCGCTCTCGGACATCCGCGGCTCCTCGACCCAGCGGGCCCTGGCCATCCGACACGACCTCCTGGCTCAGCTCCAGCTGGCCAAGGACGTGGTCCAGGCGGCGCACCAGGCCCGGCGGCTGCCCGTGCTGGACGAGCTCCTCTACCGGATCGACACACACGTCGTCCAGATCGAAACCGGCCTCGCGTCGGGCGGCGAGGTGGGCGTCATCTCGTTCCTGAGATCGGATGTCGAGCGCCTGTTCGATCGCCTCCAGGAGTTCGGGCCCGGCGTGCGGGCCCGGATCGAGGCCTACCGGGTGGCCCTCGACCCGCGGCTGCGGACCGTCTATCGCCAGCGTCGCGTGTTCGAGGAGAGCGTCACCCGCGTCGCCGAGACGATCTCGTCATACCTGGACCTGGAGGAACAGGCCGCCCAGGGGATGTTCCCGCACTACTTCGAGAAGCAGAAGACGGACGGGGTCGATCACCAGATCTACGTCGGCGCCGCGCTGGTGGAGGACGGCCGGTTCGATCCCTTGTATCTGAAGAATCTCCGGCTCTGGCAGCTCATGGTCGTGTGCGGGATCGCCGCGCGGGCGGACCAGCTCACGAAGAGCCTGCCGGTGCCGCTGCAGACGACGCACCTGATCCTCGTCCAGCACGCCCCCCTCTCGATCCGGTTCCGTTTCGACGAGAAGCGCTTTGACGTGGACGGCGCCTACGACATCCGTTACGAGATCGTCAAGAAGCGGATCGACAAGGCGGTGGTCAAGGGCGCGACCGAGCGCGTGACCCAGCCCGGCCAGATCGCGATCGTCTACGCTCAGCCCGGGGAGGCGCTCGAGTATCGGGGCTACATCGAGTACCTCCAGCACCTTGGCTACCTGAGCGGCGAGGTGGAGGACCTGGAGCTCGAGGAGCTCCAGGGCGTCCACGGCCTGCGCGCGCTACGGGTCACCGTGGCGCTCAGCGAGCCCCAGACGGAGCGGCCGCTGGCGGCCAGCGCGCTCCCCGCGGCGTCCGGCGCGGGTCGCTAG
- a CDS encoding UdgX family uracil-DNA binding protein (This protein belongs to the uracil DNA glycosylase superfamily, members of which act in excision repair of DNA. However, it belongs more specifically to UdgX branch, whose founding member was found to bind uracil in DNA (where it does not belong), without cleaving it, appears to promote DNA repair by a pathway involving RecA, rather than base excision.), with product MREVEIEPTFEAWQGAARALLREGVPPAEVEWREAAPGLVSGTGPGAFSPAVARVPRQFLDLARQVAGHRDPARWRLLYEILWRLVHENRDLLKSGSDGQVRRLFALAGQARRAAYREELEEMQRVEEAGPGAAPFVPASASLAEVGQAATRCTGCDLYRLATQTVFGRGPADARIALVGEQPGDQEDLQGAPFVGPAGEVLDRALEEVGLPRERLYVTNAVKHFKFVQRGKRRIHQTPRLSEIAACRPWLEAELGVIKPEIVVGLGATAARALLGPDFRLMKEHGRFTATRWAPKTMATLHPSAVLRGEDEAAQAQLYRMLVEDLRLVAQAA from the coding sequence GTGAGAGAGGTCGAGATCGAGCCCACGTTCGAGGCCTGGCAGGGGGCGGCCCGCGCGCTGCTGCGCGAGGGCGTGCCGCCGGCCGAGGTGGAATGGCGTGAGGCCGCCCCGGGTCTGGTGTCAGGGACGGGGCCCGGCGCGTTCTCGCCCGCGGTCGCCCGTGTTCCCCGCCAGTTCCTCGACCTGGCGCGCCAGGTCGCCGGCCACCGCGATCCCGCTCGGTGGCGTCTGCTCTACGAGATCCTCTGGCGCCTGGTCCACGAGAACCGCGATCTCCTGAAGAGCGGGAGCGATGGCCAGGTCCGGCGGCTCTTCGCCCTGGCCGGTCAGGCGCGCCGCGCGGCGTATCGCGAGGAGCTCGAGGAGATGCAGCGTGTCGAGGAGGCCGGCCCCGGCGCGGCGCCCTTCGTGCCCGCCAGCGCGAGTCTCGCCGAGGTCGGCCAAGCCGCCACGCGTTGCACCGGGTGCGACTTGTACCGCCTCGCCACCCAGACGGTCTTCGGCCGGGGCCCCGCCGACGCCCGCATCGCGCTGGTGGGCGAGCAACCCGGCGACCAGGAAGATCTCCAGGGCGCGCCGTTCGTGGGTCCGGCCGGCGAGGTGCTCGACCGCGCGCTCGAGGAGGTCGGCCTTCCGCGCGAGCGGCTCTACGTAACCAACGCGGTGAAGCACTTCAAGTTCGTCCAACGGGGCAAGCGCCGCATCCATCAGACGCCGCGTCTGTCCGAGATCGCCGCCTGCCGGCCCTGGCTCGAGGCCGAGCTGGGAGTCATCAAGCCCGAGATCGTGGTCGGCCTGGGCGCCACCGCCGCTCGCGCGCTCCTCGGGCCCGACTTCCGGCTGATGAAGGAGCACGGGCGCTTCACCGCCACCCGCTGGGCGCCGAAGACGATGGCCACGCTGCATCCCTCCGCCGTGCTCAGAGGCGAAGACGAGGCGGCGCAGGCACAGCTCTACCGGATGCTGGTGGAGGACCTCAGGCTCGTCGCCCAGGCGGCGTAG